In Hydrogenispora ethanolica, one genomic interval encodes:
- a CDS encoding ABC transporter ATP-binding protein — MIKMENICKVYRMGDTEVWALDQVSLMIEEGEMVAIMGPSGSGKSTIMNMIGCLDQPSSGSYRLAGREVANLSERELAAIRNQEIGFVFQSFHLLPNLTALQNVELPLVYAGAPPAERHQQALDALKKMGLEQRIHHKPRELSGGQQQRVAIARALVNGPKLLLADEPTGNLDSRASVEIMGIFQDLHRKGMTIVMVTHEPDIATYTQRILRFRDGKIMADELNKQVFIPREEWTA, encoded by the coding sequence ATGATCAAGATGGAGAATATTTGCAAAGTGTACCGCATGGGGGATACCGAGGTTTGGGCTTTGGACCAGGTATCTTTGATGATCGAGGAAGGCGAGATGGTGGCGATCATGGGCCCTTCCGGCTCCGGAAAGTCCACCATCATGAATATGATCGGCTGTCTGGACCAGCCGAGTTCGGGTTCGTACCGGCTCGCCGGACGGGAGGTCGCCAACTTAAGCGAGCGGGAGCTGGCCGCAATCAGGAATCAGGAGATCGGCTTCGTTTTTCAATCCTTTCATCTCTTACCCAACCTGACCGCTCTCCAAAACGTGGAGTTGCCGCTGGTTTATGCCGGGGCTCCCCCGGCGGAGCGGCATCAGCAGGCATTGGACGCTTTGAAAAAGATGGGCCTGGAACAACGGATCCACCACAAGCCGCGGGAGTTGTCCGGCGGTCAGCAACAGCGGGTGGCGATCGCCCGGGCGCTGGTCAATGGGCCAAAACTGTTACTGGCGGATGAGCCCACCGGCAATCTGGACTCCAGGGCCAGCGTGGAGATTATGGGAATCTTTCAAGACTTGCATCGCAAGGGAATGACGATCGTCATGGTAACGCACGAACCGGATATCGCCACTTACACCCAGCGGATTTTACGGTTCCGCGACGGGAAGATCATGGCCGATGAGCTCAACAAGCAAGTTTTCATCCCCCGGGAGGAATGGACGGCATGA
- a CDS encoding ABC transporter permease, translating to MRITENVTMAVKNLTANKIRSLLTMLGVIIGVAAVIDMVALGEGAKQQVTKNITAMGSNLVMVFPGMGTRRGGSFGGGQPLTNAILPVIEKAAPEIAAIAPEARSSMTIGTGVESMTSSVIGCTIPYFSLRNYQLAEGRLFSESEVNGRRRVAVIGSYVASELFGGYEPLGQDIKVGVSRFQIIGVLKEKGQSGFNNSDDLVLIPLSTAQQRVFGNQNVDTIYIQADSADHVDSVYNQVYAVLLQKFKDESKFNVRNQAEILSTVQQTTQTFTLLLAGIAAVSLLVGGIGIMNIMLVSVTERIKEIGIRKALGAQKSEILGLFLIEAVGLSLAGGLIGISLGWILASAISRFSGWTTVVSPASIVVSFGFSILVGLFFGGYPAYKAAGMNPIEALRHE from the coding sequence ATGAGAATCACCGAGAACGTCACAATGGCGGTGAAGAACCTCACCGCCAACAAAATCCGCTCCTTATTAACGATGCTGGGCGTGATCATCGGGGTGGCCGCGGTCATCGACATGGTGGCTCTGGGAGAAGGAGCCAAGCAGCAGGTCACCAAGAATATCACCGCCATGGGCTCCAATCTGGTGATGGTCTTTCCGGGAATGGGCACCCGCCGCGGCGGCTCCTTCGGCGGCGGTCAGCCCTTGACGAATGCCATTTTGCCGGTTATTGAAAAGGCCGCGCCGGAGATTGCGGCGATTGCCCCCGAAGCCCGGAGCAGCATGACGATTGGGACAGGAGTCGAGAGCATGACCAGCTCCGTCATTGGGTGCACGATCCCCTATTTTTCACTCCGGAATTATCAATTGGCGGAAGGCAGACTTTTCTCTGAATCCGAAGTCAACGGCCGCCGCAGGGTGGCGGTGATCGGATCGTATGTGGCCTCGGAGTTGTTCGGGGGATACGAGCCGCTGGGACAGGATATCAAGGTCGGCGTATCCCGTTTCCAGATCATCGGCGTGCTCAAGGAGAAGGGCCAAAGCGGTTTCAACAACAGCGACGATCTGGTCCTGATCCCGCTCTCCACCGCGCAGCAACGGGTCTTTGGCAACCAGAACGTGGACACCATCTACATCCAGGCGGACAGCGCCGATCATGTGGATTCGGTTTACAATCAGGTTTATGCCGTCTTATTGCAAAAATTCAAGGATGAAAGCAAATTCAATGTCAGAAATCAAGCCGAGATCCTTTCCACCGTCCAGCAGACCACGCAGACCTTCACGCTGCTGCTGGCGGGCATTGCCGCGGTATCCTTGCTGGTGGGGGGGATCGGGATTATGAATATCATGCTGGTCTCGGTGACCGAGCGGATCAAGGAGATCGGCATCCGCAAGGCGCTTGGCGCGCAAAAATCGGAGATTCTGGGACTGTTCCTCATCGAGGCGGTGGGCCTCAGCCTGGCCGGCGGACTGATCGGCATCAGCCTGGGGTGGATCCTGGCCTCGGCCATTTCCCGCTTTTCGGGCTGGACTACAGTGGTCTCCCCGGCCTCCATCGTAGTCTCCTTCGGATTCTCGATCCTGGTGGGACTCTTCTTTGGAGGGTATCCGGCCTACAAAGCGGCGGGAATGAATCCGATCGAGGCCTTGCGGCACGAATAG